In one Lolium rigidum isolate FL_2022 chromosome 3, APGP_CSIRO_Lrig_0.1, whole genome shotgun sequence genomic region, the following are encoded:
- the LOC124697504 gene encoding probable prolyl 4-hydroxylase 9 has product MKGGGAIRSGGGGGGGGGLMRTRLRLPVVLVSCSLFFLAGFFGSLLFTQDPQGEEDVERPLRRERLMEAAWPEMAYGESGDPAPSLIPHQILSWQPRALYFPQFATAEQCDNVVKTAKARLRPSTLALRKGETEETTKGIRTSSGTFLSADEDPTGALAEVEKKIAKATTIPRSNGEPFNILRYEIGQKYASHYDAFDPAQYGPQKSQRVASFLLYLTDVEEGGETMFPYENGENMDIGYDYEQCIGLKVKPRKGDGLLFYSLMVNGTIDPTSLHGSCPVVKGEKWVATKWIRDQKVKMD; this is encoded by the exons ATGAAGGGCGGCGGAGCCatcaggagcggcggcggcggcggcggaggcgggggcCTGATGCGGACGCGGCTGCGGCTCCCGGTGGTGCTCGTCTCCtgctccctcttcttcctcgccgGCTTCTTCGGCTCCCTCCTCTTCACCCAG GATCCGCAGGGGGAGGAGGACGTGGAGCGGCCGCTGCGGAGGGAGCGGCTCATGGAGGCGGCCTGGCCGGAGATGGCGTACGGGGAGTCCGGCGATCCCGCGCCCTCTTTGATCCCGCACCAG ATTTTGAGTTGGCAACCTCGTGCATTGTACTTTCCCCAATTTGCAACAGCAGAACAGTGTGACAACGTAGTAAAAACTGCTAAGGCGCGGCTTAGGCCATCAACATTGGCATTAAGGAAAGGAGAAACCGAAGAGACTACCAAAGGAATAAGGACAAG CTCAGGCACATTCCTCAGTGCTGATGAAGATCCAACTGGAGCCCTTGCAGAAGTTGAAAAGAAGATTGCAAAGGCTACCACGATACCAAGGAGTAATGGAGAG CCCTTTAACATCCTCCGCTATGAGATTGGACAGAAGTATGCTTCACACTATGACGCGTTTGACCCGGCTCAATATGGTCCACAAAAAAGCCAAAGG GTGGCATCTTTCTTGCTCTATCTCACGGACGTCGAAGAAGGTGGAGAAACTATGTTCCCGTATGAG AATGGGGAAAACATGGATATAGGCTATGACTATGAACAGTGCATTGGCTTAAAGGTAAAACCAAGGAAGGGCGATGGCCTCTTGTTTTACTCCCTTATGGTAAATGGCACCATTGATCCG ACTTCACTTCACGGAAGCTGCCCGGTGGTCAAAGGAGAGAAATGGGTCGCCACAAAATGGATTAGAGATCAGAAGGTGAAAATGGATTAG
- the LOC124704364 gene encoding casein kinase II subunit alpha-2-like isoform X1: protein MSAAPPSKRPPASFVFSTAAAVLIAALASSFITLSPRQAPPAAALRPNMSKARVYTDVNVVRPKEYWDYEALTVQWGEQDDYEVVRKVGRGKYSEVFEGINVTNSEKCVIKILKPVKKKKIKREIKILQNICGGPNIIKLLDIVRDQHSKTPSLIFEYVNNTDFKVLYPTLTDYDIRYYLYELLKALDYCHSQGIMHRDVKPHNVMIDHELRKLRLIDWGLAEFYHPGKEYNVRVASRYFKGPELLVDLQDYDYSLDMWSLGCMFAGMIFRKEPFFYGHDNHDQLVKIAKVLGTDGLNAYLKKYHIELDPHLEHLVGRHSRKPWSKFINADNQHLVSPEAIDFLDKLLRYDHQDRLTAREAMAHPYFLQVKAAENSRSRPQ, encoded by the exons aTGAGCGCTGCCCCTCCGAGTAAGCGCCCACCAGCCAGCTTCGTATTttcgaccgccgccgccgtcctcataGCCGCCCTCGCGTCCTCCTTCATCACCCTCTCCCCTCGGCAGGCTCCGCCCGCCGCGGCACTCAGGCCCAACATGTCGAAGGCCAGGGTTTACACCGACGTCAACGTGGTGCGCCCGAAGGAGTACTGGGACTACGAGGCGCTCACCGTCCAGTGGGG TGAGCAGGATGACTATGAAGTTGTCAGGAAAGTTGGAAGAGGTAAGTATAGTGAAGTGTTTGAAGGCATCAATGTTACCAATAGCGAGAAGTGCGTCATAAAGATACTCAAGCCTGTAAAGAAAAAGAAG ATCAAAAGGGAGATAAAAATACTTCAGAACATCTGCGGAGGTCCAAATATCATTAAACTGCTTGATATTGTCAGAGATCAACATTCGAAGACTCCCAGCTTGATCTTTGAATATGTCAACAACACAGATTTTAAAGTGCTCTATCCCACGTTGACAGATTATGATATTCGCTACTACCTATACGAGCTACTAAAG GCATTAGATTACTGCCATTCACAAGGCATTATGCATCGGGATGTTAAGCCCCATAATGTTATGATAGATCATGAGCTTCGAAAACTTCGCTTGATAGACTGGGGCCTGGCCGAGTTCTACCATCCAGGCAAAGAATACAATGTCCGTGTTGCTTCAAG GTATTTCAAGGGACCTGAACTTCTTGTTGATTTGCAAGATTACGACTACTCTCTGGACATGTGGAGCCTTGGGTGCATGTTTGCCGGGATG ATATTTCGGAAGGAGCCATTCTTCTATGGCCATGATAACCATGACCAACTTGTGAAAATTGCAAAG GTGCTTGGAACAGATGGGCTGAATGCTTATTTGAAAAAGTACCACATTGAGCTTGACCCTCACCTTGAACACCTTGTTGGAAG GCATAGCCGAAAACCCTGGTCAAAGTTCATCAATGCTGATAACCAGCATCTAGTATCCCCCGAG GCCATAGATTTTCTCGATAAGCTTCTCCGCTATGATCACCAAGATAGGCTCACTGCGCGTGAAGCTATG GCGCATCCATACTTCCTTCAAGTGAAAGCAGCGGAAAACAGCAGGTCGCGACCACAATAA
- the LOC124700611 gene encoding NADPH-dependent aldehyde reductase-like protein, chloroplastic, whose amino-acid sequence MAANVGNSKPAPLPLDGRVALVTGGSRGIGREVSSHLAALGARVVINYASDSAKASALATELNSRGLDGGVRAVAFQADVSDPASVRALFDHAEAAFGSPPHIVVASAGLLNPKYPALADTTVEDFDAMFAVNVRGTFLVCREAANRMPPSSGGRIVTFSSSIMGTLLPGYAAYTATNSAVEAMTRILAKEVAAKGVTANVVAPGPVRTELFMAGKDEAFVRSVEARSMGRLAETTDVAPVVAFLASNAAGWVNGQVIRVNGGFA is encoded by the coding sequence ATGGCAGCAAATGTGGGGAACAGCAAGCCAGCGCCGCTCCCACTCGACGGCCGCGTCGCGCTCGTCACGGGCGGCTCGCGCGGCATCGGCCGGGAGGTATCCTCCCACCTCGCCGCCCTGGGCGCTCGCGTCGTGATCAACTACGCCTCCGACTCCGCCAAAGCATCCGCGCTCGCCACGGAGCTCAACTCGCGCGGCCTCGACGGCGGCGTCCGCGCCGTGGCGTTCCAGGCCGACGTATCCGACCCCGCGTCGGTGCGCGCGCTCTTCGACCACGCGGAGGCGGCGTTCGGCTCCCCGCCGCACATCGTGGTCGCCAGCGCCGGGCTCCTGAACCCCAAGTACCCCGCGCTCGCCGACACCACCGTCGAGGACTTCGACGCCATGTTTGCGGTTAACGTGCGCGGCACGTTCCTGGTGTGCCGCGAGGCGGCCAACCGCATGCCGCCCAGCAGCGGAGGCCGAATCGTGACCTTCTCGTCGTCCATCATGGGCACGCTCCTCCCGGGGTACGCGGCATACACAGCGACCAACAGCGCGGTGGAGGCGATGACGAGGATCCTGGCAAAGGAGGTGGCGGCCAAGGGGGTCACGGCCAACGTGGTGGCTCCTGGGCCGGTGCGCACGGAGCTGTTCATGGCCGGGAAGGACGAGGCGTTCGTGCGCAGCGTGGAGGCTCGGTCCATGGGGCGCCTCGCCGAGACGACGGACGTGGCGCCCGTGGTGGCCTTCTTGGCGAGCAACGCCGCGGGGTGGGTCAACGGCCAGGTCATCAGGGTCAATGGCGGTTTCGCGTGA
- the LOC124704364 gene encoding casein kinase II subunit alpha-2-like isoform X2 produces MSKARVYTDVNVVRPKEYWDYEALTVQWGEQDDYEVVRKVGRGKYSEVFEGINVTNSEKCVIKILKPVKKKKIKREIKILQNICGGPNIIKLLDIVRDQHSKTPSLIFEYVNNTDFKVLYPTLTDYDIRYYLYELLKALDYCHSQGIMHRDVKPHNVMIDHELRKLRLIDWGLAEFYHPGKEYNVRVASRYFKGPELLVDLQDYDYSLDMWSLGCMFAGMIFRKEPFFYGHDNHDQLVKIAKVLGTDGLNAYLKKYHIELDPHLEHLVGRHSRKPWSKFINADNQHLVSPEAIDFLDKLLRYDHQDRLTAREAMAHPYFLQVKAAENSRSRPQ; encoded by the exons ATGTCGAAGGCCAGGGTTTACACCGACGTCAACGTGGTGCGCCCGAAGGAGTACTGGGACTACGAGGCGCTCACCGTCCAGTGGGG TGAGCAGGATGACTATGAAGTTGTCAGGAAAGTTGGAAGAGGTAAGTATAGTGAAGTGTTTGAAGGCATCAATGTTACCAATAGCGAGAAGTGCGTCATAAAGATACTCAAGCCTGTAAAGAAAAAGAAG ATCAAAAGGGAGATAAAAATACTTCAGAACATCTGCGGAGGTCCAAATATCATTAAACTGCTTGATATTGTCAGAGATCAACATTCGAAGACTCCCAGCTTGATCTTTGAATATGTCAACAACACAGATTTTAAAGTGCTCTATCCCACGTTGACAGATTATGATATTCGCTACTACCTATACGAGCTACTAAAG GCATTAGATTACTGCCATTCACAAGGCATTATGCATCGGGATGTTAAGCCCCATAATGTTATGATAGATCATGAGCTTCGAAAACTTCGCTTGATAGACTGGGGCCTGGCCGAGTTCTACCATCCAGGCAAAGAATACAATGTCCGTGTTGCTTCAAG GTATTTCAAGGGACCTGAACTTCTTGTTGATTTGCAAGATTACGACTACTCTCTGGACATGTGGAGCCTTGGGTGCATGTTTGCCGGGATG ATATTTCGGAAGGAGCCATTCTTCTATGGCCATGATAACCATGACCAACTTGTGAAAATTGCAAAG GTGCTTGGAACAGATGGGCTGAATGCTTATTTGAAAAAGTACCACATTGAGCTTGACCCTCACCTTGAACACCTTGTTGGAAG GCATAGCCGAAAACCCTGGTCAAAGTTCATCAATGCTGATAACCAGCATCTAGTATCCCCCGAG GCCATAGATTTTCTCGATAAGCTTCTCCGCTATGATCACCAAGATAGGCTCACTGCGCGTGAAGCTATG GCGCATCCATACTTCCTTCAAGTGAAAGCAGCGGAAAACAGCAGGTCGCGACCACAATAA